In one window of Corynebacterium incognita DNA:
- a CDS encoding ABC transporter substrate-binding protein — translation MKNFNKISGIIAGVAVSALALTGCGSADQGASGSKSEGASGSAAASADSWEAPEGLKGEISYYSANPQGLTDDLVAAFEDKTEVKVNVFAGSTGEVTAKLKAEEGNPQADVVYLASWTAATKQDKAGVLEEFKPEGVDAIHSNWVSETGTFNGRDGSALALVTNTDVVDEVPEDWEDLTDEKYKDKVIMPDPRESGTAGDLVAGMVANFGKDKTWELFDKLFDNGMTVQGANGPALDAVTSGSKGVVFGGVDYSAYKAQSKGEPLEVKIAKSGTTVSPRPVMVLKDSDNKEAAEAFVNFMFSDEAQAISADNNMIPANAEVSPANGPELKDIKQLSEDWDEIVANSKDVKEEFVKRYLK, via the coding sequence ATGAAGAATTTCAACAAGATCTCCGGCATTATCGCCGGCGTTGCGGTTTCCGCTTTGGCCCTTACCGGCTGCGGTTCGGCAGACCAAGGCGCATCCGGTTCCAAGTCCGAAGGCGCCTCCGGCTCCGCAGCAGCCTCTGCCGATAGCTGGGAAGCACCGGAAGGTCTCAAGGGGGAAATCTCCTACTACTCTGCTAACCCGCAGGGCCTGACCGATGACCTTGTCGCAGCCTTTGAGGACAAGACCGAGGTGAAGGTGAACGTTTTCGCGGGTTCCACCGGTGAAGTCACCGCAAAGTTGAAGGCCGAAGAGGGCAATCCACAGGCAGACGTTGTGTACCTGGCTTCCTGGACGGCAGCTACCAAGCAGGACAAGGCTGGCGTGCTCGAAGAGTTCAAGCCAGAGGGCGTGGACGCCATTCACTCGAACTGGGTATCTGAGACTGGAACGTTCAACGGCCGTGACGGCTCCGCGCTTGCTTTGGTCACCAACACCGACGTTGTTGACGAGGTTCCCGAAGACTGGGAGGACCTTACTGACGAAAAGTACAAGGACAAGGTCATCATGCCGGACCCACGTGAGTCCGGTACCGCGGGAGATCTTGTCGCAGGCATGGTCGCCAACTTCGGCAAGGACAAGACCTGGGAGCTGTTCGACAAGCTTTTTGACAACGGTATGACTGTACAGGGCGCCAACGGCCCAGCGCTGGACGCAGTCACTTCCGGTTCCAAGGGTGTTGTCTTTGGAGGCGTTGACTACAGCGCATACAAGGCTCAGTCCAAGGGCGAGCCGCTTGAGGTCAAGATTGCCAAGTCCGGTACGACCGTATCGCCACGGCCAGTAATGGTGCTGAAGGACTCCGACAACAAGGAAGCCGCCGAGGCCTTCGTCAATTTCATGTTCTCTGACGAGGCACAAGCAATCTCCGCAGACAACAACATGATTCCGGCAAACGCTGAGGTTTCTCCGGCCAACGGTCCTGAGCTGAAGGACATCAAGCAGCTGTCCGAGGACTGGGATGAAATCGTCGCTAACTCCAAGGACGTCAAGGAAGAGTTCGTTAAGCGCTACCTGAAGTAG
- a CDS encoding asparaginase, with translation MNHSSHRPRIAVLATGGTIACTADANGALVPTVDCAGLLDAVASALKGIDTVAVDLVQLDSSSITLADLDLIVSAVHEQLRNDSIDGVVLTHGTDSMEETAMALDLFHDRSKPVVMTGAQRAFDHPQSDGLTNLVDALRLAARGNVSDVVIQFGSQTIPARGAYKKHTTELRAFSSIAVNRPSALPLPVTPLAGNKVATIAAYPGGARLLIDAAVSAGYQGLVVSAMGSGNMGPDMGAAVADALREGVKVVISSRVAEGDIKLSYGGAGGGATLADLGAVGSGRLRAGQARIALAAALATGTDVAELV, from the coding sequence GTGAACCACAGTTCCCACCGCCCCCGCATCGCTGTACTCGCCACCGGTGGCACCATTGCCTGCACGGCAGACGCCAACGGCGCGCTCGTGCCCACGGTGGACTGTGCCGGGCTTCTTGACGCCGTGGCGTCCGCCCTCAAGGGCATCGACACCGTAGCGGTTGACTTGGTCCAGCTCGATTCCTCGTCCATCACCCTGGCGGATCTAGACCTCATCGTCTCCGCGGTGCACGAGCAGCTGCGCAACGATTCCATTGACGGTGTGGTGCTCACCCACGGCACCGACTCCATGGAAGAAACCGCGATGGCGCTAGATCTCTTCCATGACCGCTCGAAACCGGTGGTGATGACTGGCGCGCAGCGCGCCTTCGACCACCCGCAGTCGGACGGCCTGACCAATCTCGTGGATGCCCTGCGCCTGGCGGCCCGCGGTAACGTCTCCGACGTGGTGATTCAGTTCGGTTCGCAGACCATCCCGGCGCGCGGGGCGTACAAGAAGCACACGACGGAACTGCGTGCCTTCAGCAGCATCGCCGTCAACCGTCCTTCGGCCTTGCCGCTTCCCGTTACCCCGCTGGCGGGCAACAAGGTGGCCACCATCGCCGCTTATCCCGGCGGCGCACGCCTGCTCATCGACGCCGCCGTGTCGGCCGGTTACCAGGGCCTCGTGGTCAGCGCCATGGGTTCGGGCAACATGGGCCCGGACATGGGCGCCGCGGTCGCCGATGCCCTCCGCGAGGGCGTGAAGGTGGTCATTTCCAGCCGCGTTGCCGAGGGCGATATCAAACTCAGCTACGGCGGTGCCGGCGGTGGCGCGACGCTCGCGGATTTGGGAGCCGTGGGTTCTGGGCGACTGCGCGCGGGCCAGGCCCGCATCGCTTTAGCGGCCGCGCTGGCCACCGGCACGGACGTCGCCGAGCTGGTCTAG
- the rarD gene encoding EamA family transporter RarD, whose translation MFYAVAAYLMWGLFPAFFPLLKPADPLEILAHRIVWTAVMVTALLVVTGDWRKLKALSLRTWALLAVAGAVITVNWGTYVLAVNSGHVADAALGYFINPLVSIALGIVILRETLPRQQIVAVLVATVAVVWMSIMTGQAPYISLALAFSFGIYGLIKKQVDVSSQVGVAAETLAITPFALGYIAYLEAQGTSTAFSEGPGHFGLLVVSGVITALPLLCFSRGARELNLSTIGMLQYIAPTLQMLWAVLVNNEHISTERWIGFALIWLAVAIYLSSLMRERRRGPTLRRVGPAPES comes from the coding sequence ATGTTTTACGCGGTTGCTGCCTACCTCATGTGGGGGCTCTTTCCTGCCTTCTTCCCACTGTTGAAACCGGCGGATCCGCTTGAGATCCTCGCCCACCGCATCGTCTGGACCGCCGTGATGGTGACGGCGCTGTTGGTAGTTACCGGGGACTGGCGCAAGCTCAAAGCGCTGAGTCTGCGCACCTGGGCCCTGTTGGCGGTAGCCGGTGCGGTGATCACCGTTAACTGGGGAACTTACGTGCTCGCGGTGAACTCTGGGCATGTGGCTGACGCCGCGCTGGGCTATTTCATCAATCCGCTGGTCTCCATTGCTCTGGGCATTGTCATTTTACGCGAGACGCTTCCCCGGCAGCAGATCGTCGCCGTGCTGGTGGCCACCGTGGCGGTGGTGTGGATGTCCATCATGACCGGGCAGGCGCCGTATATCTCCCTGGCGCTGGCTTTCTCCTTCGGCATTTACGGACTCATCAAGAAACAGGTGGATGTTTCCTCGCAGGTGGGCGTGGCCGCGGAAACGCTGGCCATCACCCCTTTCGCCTTGGGTTACATCGCGTACCTGGAAGCCCAGGGCACGTCGACCGCGTTCTCCGAAGGTCCTGGCCATTTCGGTTTGTTGGTGGTCTCCGGCGTGATTACCGCCCTGCCTCTGCTGTGCTTCTCCCGCGGCGCCCGCGAGCTGAACCTGTCCACGATTGGCATGCTGCAGTACATCGCGCCCACGTTGCAGATGCTGTGGGCGGTCCTGGTCAATAACGAACACATCTCCACCGAGCGGTGGATCGGTTTCGCGCTCATTTGGCTCGCGGTGGCCATCTACCTGTCCAGCCTCATGCGTGAACGGCGACGTGGCCCCACACTGCGTCGGGTGGGGCCAGCTCCAGAGTCTTAA
- the dnaE gene encoding DNA polymerase III subunit alpha — translation MAKKSSFVHLHNHTEFSMLDGMAKVDMLADEVNRQGMPAVGMTDHGNMYGSDAFYRRMTGAGIKPIIGIEAYLAPESRFNKKRVLWGNPDQKRDDVSASGAYLHQTMIAENATGLRNLFKLSSLASYEGQLGKWPRMDAELIAEHAEGIIATTGCPSGDVQTRLRLGQFDEALEAAAMWQDIYGKDNFFLELMDHGLDIEKRTRDGLLEIGRKLDLPPLVTNDCHYVLESQAPAHEAMLCVQTGKTFMDPDRFKFGGSGYYIKSAQQMREIWDETIPDGCDNTLWIAERVQDYGEIWEEHTHDRMPIADVPEGYTPTTWLTHEVMKGLEDRFPGQEVPQEYIDRAEYEISVIDMKGYPSYFLIVAELIKYARSVGIWVGPGRGSAAGALVAYALTITNIDPIEHGLLFERFLNPERPSAPDIDIDFDDRRRGEMIDYAAERWGEDKVAQVITFGTVKTKQAIKDSAKVHFGQPGFQMADRINGALPPAIMAKDIPLKGITDPEHERYDEATEVRTMIETDPDVRKIYETARGLEGVVRQAGVHACAVIMASVRLMDHIPMWKRPADGAYITGWDYPACEAIGLLKMDFLGLRNLTVIGDALANIKKNRGEEINLEELHADDPRVSKVYDLLSRGETLGVFQLDSGGMQELLKRMKPTGFKDIVASLALYRPGPMGVNAHWDYADRKNGRKEITPIHPELEEPLKEILEETYGLIVYQEQIMRISQKVANYTAGEADGFRKAMGKKKPEVLAQQYEKFSKGMFDNGYSKSAVDALWGTIEPFASYAFNKSHAAGYGLVSFWTAYLKAYFAPEYMAALLTSVGDKKDKSAIYLADCRHLGIKVLPPDVNESSADFQAVGEDIRFGMGAVRNVGVDVVESIERARKDKGRFTSFGDYLDKIELAACSKRVTESLIKAGAFDSFGHPRKGLMLIQEDAVDSVLTTKKAADKGQFDLFAGFGGGEDDEEATPVFSLDIPDEKWDRKHELALEREMLGLYVSGHPLDGFEDALDAQTDTPLTRVLSGELRHGAEIVIGGIIASVDRRYSKRDGSPWAIVTIEDHHGAQVDLLVFNQVYSLVAPQIVEDNIILAKATVRIKEDRTSLFCHDIRVPELGPGNGAGLPLRLTMRTEQCTMENLAKLKKVLVSNKGESDVYLNLVNGDESTTMILGDHLRVNRSSSLMGDLKANMGPGILG, via the coding sequence ATGGCAAAGAAATCCTCGTTCGTTCATCTGCATAATCACACGGAATTTTCCATGCTGGACGGCATGGCCAAGGTGGATATGTTGGCGGATGAGGTCAACCGGCAAGGGATGCCAGCGGTGGGCATGACGGACCACGGCAACATGTACGGTTCGGATGCTTTCTACCGCCGCATGACTGGCGCGGGCATCAAGCCCATCATCGGTATCGAGGCCTACCTGGCGCCGGAATCGCGATTTAATAAAAAGCGCGTGCTCTGGGGTAATCCGGACCAAAAGCGCGACGACGTCTCCGCATCTGGTGCGTACCTGCACCAGACCATGATTGCGGAAAATGCCACAGGTTTGCGCAATCTATTCAAGCTGTCGTCATTAGCTTCTTACGAAGGCCAGCTGGGTAAATGGCCGCGCATGGATGCAGAACTTATCGCAGAGCACGCAGAGGGAATTATTGCTACCACGGGTTGCCCATCCGGGGACGTGCAAACCCGATTGCGCCTAGGCCAGTTCGATGAAGCCTTAGAAGCAGCCGCGATGTGGCAGGACATCTACGGCAAAGACAACTTCTTCCTCGAACTTATGGACCACGGGTTAGATATCGAAAAGCGCACCCGTGATGGCCTGTTGGAAATCGGACGCAAATTAGATCTGCCACCGCTAGTGACCAACGATTGCCATTACGTGCTCGAATCCCAAGCACCCGCGCACGAGGCAATGCTCTGCGTGCAAACCGGAAAAACGTTCATGGACCCTGATCGGTTTAAATTCGGCGGCTCGGGTTACTACATTAAATCTGCGCAGCAAATGCGCGAGATTTGGGATGAGACCATCCCTGATGGCTGCGATAACACCCTCTGGATTGCAGAGCGCGTGCAGGACTACGGCGAGATTTGGGAAGAACATACCCACGACCGCATGCCGATTGCGGACGTGCCGGAGGGCTACACCCCAACTACATGGCTTACCCATGAAGTGATGAAGGGTCTCGAGGACCGTTTCCCTGGTCAAGAGGTGCCGCAAGAGTATATAGACCGCGCGGAATATGAAATTTCGGTCATCGATATGAAAGGCTACCCGTCTTACTTTCTTATCGTTGCTGAGCTCATCAAGTATGCGCGCTCAGTGGGTATCTGGGTAGGTCCTGGCCGTGGTTCCGCAGCGGGCGCCTTGGTTGCATACGCGTTAACCATTACAAATATTGACCCGATCGAGCACGGCCTACTCTTCGAGCGCTTCCTCAACCCGGAGCGCCCGTCCGCACCCGATATCGATATCGACTTCGACGACCGTCGCCGCGGCGAAATGATCGATTACGCCGCTGAGCGCTGGGGCGAGGACAAAGTGGCCCAGGTGATCACCTTCGGCACGGTGAAGACCAAGCAAGCCATCAAGGACTCCGCCAAGGTGCATTTTGGCCAGCCGGGCTTCCAGATGGCCGACCGCATCAACGGCGCGCTGCCCCCGGCGATCATGGCCAAGGACATCCCGCTCAAGGGCATTACTGACCCGGAGCACGAGCGCTATGACGAAGCGACCGAGGTCCGCACCATGATTGAAACGGACCCGGACGTGCGGAAGATTTACGAGACCGCGCGCGGTCTTGAGGGCGTGGTACGCCAGGCGGGCGTGCACGCCTGTGCGGTCATCATGGCGTCGGTGCGCCTCATGGACCACATCCCCATGTGGAAGCGGCCTGCCGACGGCGCGTACATCACCGGCTGGGATTACCCCGCCTGCGAAGCCATCGGTCTGCTGAAGATGGACTTCCTGGGCCTGCGCAACCTCACCGTGATCGGCGACGCGCTGGCGAATATCAAGAAGAACCGTGGCGAGGAGATTAACCTCGAGGAACTGCATGCCGACGACCCGCGGGTGTCCAAGGTCTACGATCTCCTGTCCCGTGGCGAAACGCTCGGCGTGTTCCAGCTGGACTCTGGCGGCATGCAGGAGCTGCTCAAGCGCATGAAGCCCACGGGCTTCAAGGACATTGTTGCATCGCTCGCACTGTACCGCCCGGGTCCGATGGGTGTGAACGCCCACTGGGACTACGCGGACCGCAAGAACGGCCGCAAGGAGATCACGCCGATCCACCCGGAGCTGGAGGAACCGCTCAAGGAAATCCTGGAGGAGACCTACGGCCTCATCGTGTACCAGGAGCAGATCATGCGTATCTCGCAGAAGGTGGCCAACTACACCGCCGGTGAGGCTGATGGCTTCCGTAAGGCGATGGGTAAGAAGAAGCCTGAGGTGCTGGCACAGCAGTACGAGAAGTTCTCCAAGGGCATGTTCGACAACGGCTATTCCAAGTCCGCAGTCGACGCCCTCTGGGGCACCATTGAGCCCTTCGCGTCCTACGCGTTCAACAAGTCCCACGCCGCGGGTTACGGACTGGTGTCCTTCTGGACCGCGTACCTCAAGGCCTACTTCGCTCCGGAGTACATGGCGGCGCTGTTGACCTCGGTGGGCGACAAGAAGGACAAGTCCGCCATTTACCTTGCAGACTGCCGCCACCTAGGCATCAAGGTGCTGCCGCCGGACGTCAACGAATCCTCCGCGGACTTCCAGGCGGTAGGCGAAGACATTAGATTCGGCATGGGCGCGGTGCGCAACGTGGGCGTGGACGTGGTGGAATCCATTGAACGCGCCCGCAAGGACAAGGGAAGGTTCACCTCGTTCGGTGACTACCTGGACAAGATTGAGCTCGCGGCGTGCTCGAAGCGCGTGACGGAATCGCTCATCAAGGCCGGTGCCTTTGACTCGTTCGGCCACCCGCGCAAGGGCCTCATGCTTATCCAGGAAGACGCTGTGGATTCCGTCCTGACCACGAAGAAGGCCGCCGACAAAGGACAATTCGATCTGTTCGCCGGCTTCGGCGGCGGGGAAGACGACGAGGAAGCTACCCCGGTGTTCAGCCTGGACATCCCGGACGAGAAGTGGGACCGCAAACACGAGCTGGCCCTGGAGCGCGAAATGCTTGGCCTGTACGTCTCGGGGCACCCACTGGACGGCTTCGAGGACGCCCTCGACGCGCAGACGGACACGCCACTGACCCGCGTGCTCTCGGGCGAGCTGCGGCACGGCGCGGAGATTGTCATCGGCGGCATCATCGCATCGGTGGACCGCCGCTACTCCAAGAGGGACGGCTCGCCGTGGGCCATCGTGACCATTGAGGATCACCATGGTGCGCAGGTGGACCTGCTGGTATTCAACCAGGTGTATTCGTTGGTGGCGCCACAGATCGTGGAAGACAACATCATCCTGGCTAAGGCCACTGTCCGCATCAAGGAGGACCGCACCTCGCTGTTCTGCCACGACATCCGCGTGCCGGAGCTGGGGCCGGGCAACGGCGCCGGTCTGCCGCTGCGCCTGACCATGCGCACCGAGCAGTGCACGATGGAGAATCTGGCGAAGCTCAAGAAGGTCCTGGTGAGCAACAAGGGGGAGTCCGACGTGTACCTCAACCTGGTCAACGGTGACGAGTCCACGACCATGATCTTGGGCGATCACCTCCGCGTCAATCGCTCCAGCAGCCTCATGGGCGACCTCAAGGCGAACATGGGGCCGGGCATTCTCGGCTAG
- the lspA gene encoding signal peptidase II: MVRVSTKTGTADREGGAGRAQGVPRKGKLWPLMAAVIVTVAVVDQATKQLMLSWLEPGIPQPVLGDWFRFYLLFNPGAAFSMGGEGSTWLFTTIQLAFVVGVAVAAPRVRDKGMAIGLALLAGGALGNLTDRLVREPGFWFGHVVDFISVGNFAVFNIADSAITVGVVIFVIAMFLEERRNDKVAPGNGGGSSEGGDV; the protein is encoded by the coding sequence ATGGTGCGGGTGAGCACAAAGACAGGCACCGCAGATAGGGAAGGTGGCGCAGGGCGCGCACAGGGAGTCCCCCGCAAGGGCAAGCTCTGGCCGCTCATGGCCGCGGTCATCGTCACGGTCGCTGTCGTGGATCAAGCCACGAAGCAGTTGATGCTCTCGTGGCTGGAGCCGGGCATCCCGCAGCCGGTCCTCGGTGATTGGTTCCGGTTCTACCTCCTGTTTAACCCCGGCGCCGCGTTCAGCATGGGCGGCGAAGGTTCCACCTGGTTGTTCACCACGATTCAGCTGGCGTTCGTCGTCGGCGTGGCGGTGGCGGCGCCCCGGGTGCGCGACAAGGGGATGGCCATTGGTCTGGCGCTTCTTGCCGGCGGCGCGCTGGGCAACCTCACGGACCGCCTTGTCCGCGAGCCAGGGTTCTGGTTCGGCCACGTGGTGGACTTCATCTCTGTGGGGAACTTCGCGGTGTTCAATATCGCGGATTCGGCCATTACAGTCGGAGTGGTGATCTTCGTGATCGCGATGTTCCTGGAGGAGCGTCGCAACGACAAGGTAGCGCCGGGCAACGGCGGTGGTTCGAGTGAGGGAGGCGATGTTTAA
- a CDS encoding DNA polymerase IV: MQRWVLHIDMDAFFASCEQLTRPTLQGRPVLVGGVSGRGVVAGASYEARAKGAHSAMPMFRAKQLVGPRGVVVTPRRVIYSTASKRVFEVIGQRVDLVEQLSIDEAFMEPAELVGATPEEVTEWAHRLRADIREQTGLPASIGAGTGKQYAKIGSGEAKPDGVFVMPAGRQLELLHPMDVAKLWGVGPVTEAKLKGMGVETIGDLAALSEKEVTISLGSTIGLSLWALARGVDDRPVAPRAVAKQISAEHTYPKDLMTVAEVDAAVTRAAKDAHRRLLKDGRGARTVTVKLRMADFHIESRSATLSYATDDAEILQATAFRLVRYPEELGPIRLVGVSYSGLEIARQDVLFPELDKEVVRPPAPDNDYETGVSDGGARGGNSGEGSAGDDAGGGVDAATGLQVSEASPGRWQPTQDVYHPRYGHGWVQGTGHGVVSVRFETRATGPGKALSLPADDPELEPADPLGSLGWDDWLGS, translated from the coding sequence ATGCAACGCTGGGTGCTCCACATCGACATGGACGCGTTCTTTGCCTCCTGTGAGCAGCTGACGCGGCCGACGCTGCAGGGGCGGCCGGTGCTCGTGGGCGGCGTGTCTGGGCGTGGCGTGGTCGCGGGCGCGTCGTACGAGGCACGTGCCAAGGGGGCGCACTCGGCGATGCCGATGTTCCGTGCGAAGCAACTCGTGGGCCCGCGCGGCGTGGTGGTGACCCCGCGGCGGGTCATCTATTCCACCGCGTCGAAGCGGGTCTTCGAAGTTATCGGTCAACGCGTGGATCTCGTGGAACAGCTGTCCATCGACGAGGCATTCATGGAACCCGCCGAACTAGTGGGGGCCACCCCGGAAGAAGTCACGGAATGGGCGCACCGACTGCGCGCGGACATACGAGAACAGACCGGGCTACCCGCGTCCATTGGCGCGGGGACCGGTAAACAGTACGCCAAGATCGGGTCCGGGGAGGCTAAGCCCGATGGGGTGTTTGTCATGCCCGCCGGGCGGCAGCTGGAGTTGCTGCACCCCATGGACGTCGCCAAGCTCTGGGGCGTAGGGCCGGTCACCGAGGCGAAGCTCAAGGGCATGGGCGTGGAGACCATCGGAGACCTTGCCGCGCTCAGTGAGAAGGAAGTGACCATCTCCCTCGGCAGCACGATCGGGCTGTCGTTGTGGGCGCTCGCCCGCGGTGTCGACGATCGCCCCGTGGCGCCGCGCGCGGTAGCCAAGCAGATCTCCGCGGAACATACGTACCCGAAGGATCTGATGACCGTTGCCGAGGTAGACGCGGCGGTCACCCGGGCCGCGAAGGATGCACACCGCAGGCTACTCAAGGACGGCCGCGGTGCGCGCACCGTGACGGTGAAACTGCGCATGGCGGACTTCCACATCGAATCCCGTTCCGCGACGCTGAGCTACGCCACTGATGACGCCGAGATACTTCAGGCCACGGCTTTCCGCCTGGTCCGCTACCCCGAGGAACTGGGGCCCATACGGCTGGTGGGCGTGAGCTACTCCGGGTTGGAGATCGCGCGCCAGGACGTGTTGTTCCCCGAGTTGGACAAGGAAGTGGTGCGTCCGCCCGCGCCGGACAACGACTACGAGACAGGCGTGAGTGACGGCGGGGCTCGTGGTGGAAACAGCGGCGAAGGCAGCGCGGGCGATGATGCTGGGGGAGGCGTTGATGCGGCAACTGGCCTGCAGGTATCAGAGGCCAGCCCGGGTCGGTGGCAGCCCACGCAAGACGTGTACCACCCGCGCTACGGGCACGGTTGGGTGCAGGGCACCGGGCATGGCGTGGTGAGCGTGCGCTTTGAAACGCGGGCGACTGGCCCCGGCAAGGCGTTGAGCTTGCCTGCCGACGACCCCGAGTTAGAACCGGCCGATCCGCTGGGCTCGTTGGGCTGGGACGATTGGCTGGGCAGCTAG
- a CDS encoding RluA family pseudouridine synthase, producing the protein MRVDAALAKMLGLPRTVVAQLCADGDVLVDEHPAGKSDRLPAGVWVDVTLPAPEPTLVPKEELVEGMDVLYFDDDVIVIHKPVGVAAHPTVGWEGPTVVGGLAAAGFRVSTSGPTERKGIVQRLDVGTSGVMVVAASERAYSALKQAFKERTVKKTYHAIVQGLPDPIEGTIDAPIGRHPSSGWKFAVVDDGKPAVTHYELVEAFREASLLEVHLETGRTHQIRVHMSATGHPCVGDPMYGSDPNLSKRLGLIRQWLHAVKLGFTHPGTGKWMEVEAPYPADLEHALGVLRGER; encoded by the coding sequence ATGCGGGTGGACGCGGCCCTGGCCAAAATGCTGGGCCTTCCCCGGACGGTGGTGGCGCAGCTGTGCGCCGACGGCGACGTGCTGGTGGACGAGCACCCAGCAGGCAAAAGTGATCGCCTGCCCGCGGGGGTGTGGGTGGACGTGACGCTGCCGGCGCCCGAACCGACGCTGGTCCCGAAGGAGGAATTAGTAGAGGGCATGGACGTGCTCTACTTCGACGACGACGTCATCGTGATCCACAAACCAGTGGGCGTCGCGGCCCACCCGACGGTGGGGTGGGAAGGCCCCACTGTGGTTGGTGGGCTGGCCGCCGCGGGCTTCAGGGTGTCTACCTCCGGGCCGACGGAACGCAAGGGCATCGTCCAGCGCCTAGACGTGGGTACCTCCGGAGTCATGGTGGTGGCCGCCAGCGAGCGTGCCTATTCCGCGCTCAAGCAGGCGTTTAAAGAACGCACCGTGAAAAAGACCTACCACGCCATCGTCCAAGGGTTGCCTGATCCCATCGAGGGCACCATTGACGCGCCGATTGGCCGCCACCCGTCCTCCGGGTGGAAATTCGCCGTCGTCGACGACGGCAAGCCCGCGGTCACCCACTATGAACTCGTGGAGGCCTTCCGCGAGGCCAGCCTCCTGGAGGTACACCTAGAAACCGGCCGCACTCACCAGATCCGTGTGCACATGTCTGCCACGGGGCACCCGTGCGTGGGCGATCCGATGTATGGCTCCGACCCCAACTTGTCTAAGCGCCTCGGGCTCATCCGCCAGTGGCTGCACGCGGTCAAGCTCGGCTTTACCCACCCCGGCACGGGCAAGTGGATGGAAGTGGAAGCGCCATACCCCGCTGACTTGGAGCACGCCCTCGGGGTGCTGCGCGGCGAACGCTAG
- a CDS encoding ABC transporter ATP-binding protein produces MFPDGTGLQPTTLDIDPGEFVSILGPSGCGKSTLLRCIAGLETPDTGTINLGDRTVFASESKTNVAVNQRGFSMVFQDLALWPHMSVAQNVEFPLTVQTPRMSATERKAKVQQALDMVSISAKAAARPHELSGGQQQRVAIARALVSNPDLLLLDEPLSALDAALRVQIRAELMQLSSDLGLTMIYVTHDQHEALAMSDRVVVMNDGRVHQFASPVEIYESPTDTFVGDFVGTMNRHSSGLALRPEACVVSQQGQLPQDYNAPAAFHGTVLNSQYVGGRYQIRCTVEGAADPWLVYAEQAFSAGDSILVAPAT; encoded by the coding sequence GTGTTTCCGGATGGAACTGGACTTCAACCGACGACGCTAGATATTGATCCTGGTGAATTCGTTTCAATTCTTGGCCCTTCGGGCTGTGGTAAATCCACGCTACTGCGGTGCATCGCAGGGTTAGAAACTCCAGATACTGGCACCATAAACCTTGGGGATCGGACGGTCTTTGCCTCCGAGAGTAAAACTAACGTTGCCGTGAATCAGCGCGGCTTCTCGATGGTCTTCCAGGATCTTGCTTTGTGGCCCCACATGTCCGTCGCCCAAAACGTCGAGTTTCCCTTGACCGTGCAGACACCGCGTATGTCCGCAACTGAACGCAAGGCCAAGGTCCAGCAAGCCCTCGACATGGTGAGCATCAGTGCAAAAGCCGCAGCCCGTCCGCATGAACTGTCTGGCGGTCAACAGCAACGCGTTGCTATCGCCCGTGCACTAGTGTCCAATCCTGATCTCTTGCTTCTCGACGAGCCTTTGTCAGCACTGGACGCAGCACTTCGTGTGCAAATCCGTGCAGAACTAATGCAGCTCAGCAGCGACTTGGGACTCACGATGATCTACGTGACGCACGACCAGCATGAAGCGCTAGCAATGTCGGACCGGGTCGTTGTCATGAACGACGGTCGCGTCCATCAATTCGCTTCCCCCGTTGAGATTTACGAATCACCCACCGACACATTCGTAGGAGACTTCGTAGGCACGATGAACCGCCACAGTAGCGGGCTGGCTCTTCGTCCCGAGGCATGCGTCGTTAGTCAGCAGGGCCAGCTCCCACAGGATTACAATGCTCCCGCGGCGTTCCACGGAACAGTCCTTAACTCGCAATACGTCGGTGGCCGCTACCAAATCCGCTGCACGGTAGAGGGCGCTGCAGATCCTTGGCTTGTCTACGCCGAACAGGCGTTTTCTGCAGGCGACTCAATCCTTGTCGCTCCCGCGACGTAG